From a region of the Lactuca sativa cultivar Salinas chromosome 4, Lsat_Salinas_v11, whole genome shotgun sequence genome:
- the LOC111886344 gene encoding uncharacterized protein LOC111886344 has product MEKLHPAGVVTNIKNFIPIILEMENAQYASWAELFKIHCRAFQAIDHILPNEAPSPEKPTSGTDAAKDKTTTSTPDASWSRVDAIVLQWIYGTISTDLLHTILKPGSTAAQAWTALANIFQDNAKSRALFLQTKLTNTKLASFPNVSAYCQEIKVLADQLANVNSPIPGQTLVLHLIAGLTNQFDGVATFLQQQDPLPDFYIARSKLIMEEARKANQISPNTSFLAAARPTTTTTGQHPTATALHTAAGYSPSQQPAPDSQQNHQHGRGYSKSTPRGCGRGSRSRSRGRGRGRGRSGNFHGHHFYSQQWNSNPYQNWQQWSPPPYPYPTAPPSRPLRPGTPSSGILGAPPAHAYVASENYYTPTNIEQALHTMTLNLD; this is encoded by the coding sequence ATGGAGAAGTTACACCCTGCTGGAGTAGTCACCAACATCAAGAATTTTATTCCAATCATTCTAGAGATGGAAAACGCTCAATACGCATCATGGGCAGAACTATTCAAAATTCATTGTCGGGCATTTCAAGCAATCGATCACATCCTTCCAAATGAGGCCCCAAGTCCGGAAAAGCCAACCTCTGGAACAGATGCCGCCAAAGACAAAACAACCACTTCTACACCCGATGCTTCTTGGTCAAGAGTAGATGCTATAGTACTCCAATGGATTTATGGTACAATTTCTACTGACTTACTTCACACCATACTCAAGCCAGGTTCCACAGCCGCTCAAGCATGGACAGCCCTAGCCAATATATTTCAGGACAATGCTAAATCCAGGGCTCTCTTCCTTCAAACCAAACTGACAAATACAAAACTAGCATCCTTTCCAAACGTGAGTGCTTACTGTCAAGAAATTAAAGTATTGGCAGATCAATTAGCCAATGTCAATTCCCCTATACCTGGTCAAACTCTTGTTCTCCATCTCATTGCCGGACTCACAAACCAGTTTGATGGAGTAGCAACTTTTCTACAACAACAAGACCCTCTTCCAGATTTCTATATAGCCCGGTCCAAACTTATTATGGAAGAGGCCAGAAAAGCGAATCAGATCAGCCCTAACACATCTTTCTTAGCTGCTGCTAGACCCACTACTACCACCACCGGACAACATCCAACTGCTACTGCTCTTCACACCGCTGCTGGATACTCACCGTCACAGCAACCTGCTCCCGATTCTCAGCAGAACCATCAGCATGGCAGAGGATATTCTAAATCAACACCTCGTGGATGTGGCAGGGGCAGTCGTAGTCGTAGTCGAGGTCGCGGACGCGGTCGGGGTCGAAGTGGAAACTTTCATGGTCATCATTTTTATTCGCAGCAGTGGAATTCTAATCCATATCAAAATTGGCAGCAATGGTCTCCTCCACCATACCCCTATCCGACCGCACCTCCTTCTCGTCCTCTACGCCCTGGTACACCTAGTTCGGGTATTCTTGGTGCTCCTCCTGCTCATGCGTATGTTGCTTCAGAAAATTATTATACGCCCACCAACATTGAGCAAGCCTTGCACACTATGACTTTGAACCTAGATTAA
- the LOC111886345 gene encoding uncharacterized protein LOC111886345, translating to MSCKPRNFYGNEGVVGLTRWFEKVEYVFEICYCSDGSKVRFAACTLMDGALTWWTDLVKTLGISVANSMSWESMKELLIEEYCPREEVQSLEHELWNLKMKGSEVKAYTTRFNDLAVLCPGMVKPESKKVERYIWGLAPKIKGMVLSSKPTTYLSAKRLAMQLIKNEIENGVMVKEVETPKVSNNHHKRKFNGANQNQ from the coding sequence atgagtTGCAAGCCAAGAAACTTTTATGGCAACGAAGGTGTTGTTGGTTTAACTCGTTGGTTTGAAAAAGTTGAATATGTTTTTGAAATATGCTACTGCTCTGATGGTAGCAAAGTGCGGTTTGCTGCATGCACCTTGATGGATGGAGCTCTAACATGGTGGACTGACCTTGTAAAAACCTTGGGTATCTCGGTGGCTAACTCAATGTCATGGGAGAGCATGAAAGAACTTTTAATAGAGGAATACTGCCCCCGAGAAGAAGTACAGAGCCTAGAACATGAGCTTTGGAACTTAAAAATGAAAGGTTCTGAAGTCAAGGCTTACACAACAAGGTTTAATGATCTTGCAGTCCTCTGTCCAGGCATGGTGAAACCAGAAAGCAAGAAAGTGGAGCGTTATATATGGGGTCTGGCTCCAAAAATAAAAGGAATGGTACTTTCATCGAAACCTACCACATATCTCAGTGCTAAACGTCTAGCTATGCAATTGATCAAGAACGAAATCGAAAATGGAGTAATGGTAAAGGAAGTTGAAACTCCAAAGGTTAGCAACAACCACCATAAACGAAAGTTCAATGGAGCGAACCAGAACCAATAG
- the LOC111886349 gene encoding V-type proton ATPase subunit a2 → MLYLESIIGMDLFRSEPMQLTRVIIPVESAHRVISYLGELGLFQFKDLNMEKSPFQRTYATQIKRCEEMARKLRFFKDQMFKAGLTPSTKSTHVSEISLDELEVKLGEQELELIEMNANSEKLQRAHNELLEYKLVLKKAGEVFNSAQRSATAQQREHEHRRVERSLDSPLLLEQEITDLSKQVKLGYVSGLIQRDKSMAFERILFRATRGNVFLKQYSIEQPVIDPVSEQKVEKNVFIVFHSGERAKNKVLKICDAFGANRYPFTDDIGKQQQMVTEVTGKLSELKTTIDVGKHHWRHVVHAISHQYEQWNNLVKKEKSIYYTLNMLCFDVTKKCLVAEGWCPVFATSQIQKALTKATVDSNSQIGAIFEILTSKESPPTYFRTNKFTNSFQEIVNAYGVAKYQEANPGVYTVVTFPFLFAVMFGDWGHGICLFLATMYLILREKTYSSQKLGDIMEMAFGGRYVIIMMSIFSIYAGFIYNEFFSVPYELFGQSAYACRDPSCRDATTIGLIKVRETYPFGVDPIWHGTRSELPFLNSLKMKMSILLGVAQMNLGIILSYFNAKFFRNDIDTWYQFVPQMIFLNSLFGYLSVLIILKWCTGSQADLYHIMIYMFLSPMDDLEDNELFIGQKYLQLLLLFMALVAVPWMLIPKPFLLKKQHEERHRGGAYQPLHSYDENLEQERNNGRREEFEFSEVLVHQLIHTIEFVLGSVSNTASYLRLWALSLAHSELSSVFYEKVLVLSWGYNSVTIFIIGIIVFIFATVGVLLVMETLSAFLHALRLHWVEFQNKFYQGDGYKFYPFSFALISDNEE, encoded by the exons ATTAAAAGGTGTGAGGAGATGGCACGCAAGCTTCGCTTTTTCAAGGATCAAATGTTTAAAGCCGGTCTTACGCCGTCAACAAAGTCAACACATGTCTCAGAAATCAGTCTAGATGAGCTCGAA GTCAAACTTGGAGAACAAGAACTCGAGCTCATCGAGATGAATGCAAACTCTGAAAAGCTACAACGTGCTCATAACGAACTTCTAGAATATAAACTTGTCTTGAAGAAG GCTGGTGAGGTTTTTAATTCTGCTCAAAGGAGTGCTACAGCTCAGCAAAGAGAACATGAACATCGACGTGTAGAAAGATCACTCGATAGCCCTCTGTTATTAGAACAA GAAATAACAGATCTTTCAAAGCAAGTGAAGCTGGGGTATGTGAGTGGTCTTATCCAAAGAGATAAATCAATGGCTTTTGAAAGGATCTTGTTTCGTGCAACAAGAGGCAATGTTTTCTTAAAGCAATATTCCATTGAACAGCCTGTTATTGATCCTGTTTCTGAACAAAAG GTGGAGAAAAACGTGTTCATTGTATTCCATTCTGGAGAAAGGGCTAAGAACAAGGTGTTGAAAATATGTGATGCATTTGGAGCAAACCGTTATCCGTTTACTGATGACATAGGAAAACAACAGCAGATGGTTACAGAG GTGACTGGGAAGCTTTCTGAGCTAAAAACAACTATTGATGTTGGAAAACATCACTGGAGACACGTGGTACATGCTATTAGTCATCAATATGAACAGTGGAACAATCTG GTCAAGAAAGAGAAATCAATTTACTACACTTTGAATATGCTTTGTTTTGATGTGACCAAAAAGTGTCTTGTGGCAGAAGGGTGGTGTCCTGTTTTTGCTACAAGTCAG atCCAGAAGGCATTGACGAAAGCAACTGTCGATAGTAACTCACAAATAGGCGCCATATTTGAGATTCTGACTTCTAAGGAATCACCACCAACGTATTTTCGCACAAATAAATTTACTAATTCATTTCAAGAGATTGTAAATGCTTATGG GGTGGCAAAGTATCAAGAAGCAAATCCTGGTGTATACACAGTCGTTACTTTTCCATTCCTATTTGCTGTAATGTTTGGAGATTGGGGCCATGGTATATGCTTATTTCTTGCAACAATGTATCTTATTCTAAGAGAAAAAACATACTCCAGTCAG AAACTAGGAGATATCATGGAAATGGCATTTGGTGGTCGTTATGTTAtcataatgatgtcaattttctCGATTTACGCGGGATTTATATATAACGAGTTCTTTTCTGTCCCGTATGAGTTATTTGGGCAGTCCGCGTATGCCTGCCGTGATCCTTCCTGCAG AGATGCAACTACTATAGGATTGATCAAGGTACGAGAGACTTACCCATTTGGTGTAGATCCTATTTGGCATGGAACCCGAAGTGAATTACCATTTCTCAACTCCCTCAAAATGAAAATGTCGATTTTACTCGGAGTCGCTCAAATGAACCTTGGAATCATTTTAAGTTATTTTAACGCAAAGTTTTTTCGAAACGACATCGACACCTG GTACCAGTTTGTCCCCCAGATGATATTTCTCAACAGTTTATTTGGCTACCTTTCTGTATTAATTATTTTGAAATGGTGCACGGGTTCACAAGCTGATTTATACCATATAATGATATACATGTTCCTCAGTCCCATGGATGATTTAGAAGATAATGAGCTTTTTATCGGCCAGAAATATCTCCAG TTACTACTGCTATTTATGGCACTGGTTGCTGTACCATGGATGCTAATTCCAAAGccatttcttttgaagaaacaacATGAGGAA AGACACCGAGGTGGGGCCTACCAACCACTTCACAGCTATGATGAAAATCTTGAACAAGAGAGGAATAATGGGCGACGTGAGGAGTTTGAATTTAGTGAAGTTTTGGTGCATCAACTAATACATACAATTGAGTTTGTTCTTGGTTCAGTATCCAACACTGCTTCCTACCTTCGTCTATGGGCTCTAAG TCTAGCACATTCGGAGCTTTCGAGTGTATTTTACGAGAAGGTTTTAGTTCTTTCCTGGGG ATACAACAGTGTGACGATATTTATAATTGGTATTATCGTATTTATTTTTGCAACTGTGGGTGTGTTGCTAGTAATGGAAACCCTCAGTGCTTTCCTGCATGCCTTGAGGCTTCATTGGGTTGAATTCCAAAACAAATTCTACCAAGGAGATGGTTACAAGTTCTACCCCTTTTCATTTGCTTTAATTAGTGACAACGAAGAATAA